The DNA segment ATGGGTAGAGAAAAGAGATATACGCGGAGAAAGCGGTATGAACGCATGGAAATGGGTCAAAGAACGTCCTCATGTCATGGGTATGTTTATCTGGACCGGTTGGGATTATCTGGGAGAAGTAATTCCCTTTGGTTGGCCTGCCCGTTCATCTTCCTTTGCCCCTATAGATCTCTGTGGATTCCCTAAAGACGGTTACTATTTTTATCAAAGTCAATGGACAGATAAACCAATGGTTCATATTTTTCCACATTGGAACTTAGATGGTATGGAAGGTAAAAAAGTAACGGTATATGCTTTTACCAACGGAGAAGAGGTAGAACTTTTCCAAGATGGAAAATCATTAGGTAAAAAAACAAACAATTGCCAAGGTGTTGAATACCAAAGCTGGGATTTGATTTACAAACCAGGCGAACTCAAAGCTGTTTCCTATAAAAACGGAAAGATTCATGCCCAAAAAACAGTCAGAACAGCAGGTGAACCAGCAAAAATACAAGTGAACTGCCGAAGAAATTCCATGAAGGCCAATGCACAGGATTTGATTTATGTGGAATGTACAATAATTGATAAGGATGGTAACGAAGTCCCTACGGCAGACAACATGATAGAATTTGAAATGCTTGGTCCGGCAACAATCGCGGGCGTAGGAAATAGCAACAACATGAGCCTGGAATCTTTCAAAAGCAATCAACACAGTGCTTTCAATGGAAAATGCTTGGCTATTATTCAATCAACAAGAATAAGCGGAGATATTTCTCTCATTGTAAAATCCTCAGGTCTACCATCTACCACCATCCATTTCCATTCGAAATAAAAGACAACAACATTTGTATATTTTAATGATAGACATAAAAAAGTGAAAATACCCCTTTAAATCCTGTTAAAATAATCATGGCTCCGCGGAGAATCTACATATCTTGCAAAGACAAAGGACACGGATAATCAGCACTTTGCTAATTTTTAACACAGGTACCGTCAAGCGAACATTGTTCTCACTTAAATAGAGAATGAACCTTGACAAGTTGCATGTGACCATTAAAAATAAAATATAGATACATGAAGCGAGCCATGGGAATAATTTCACACACAGGGGAATGATTAATGTTGGCGAGTTCCATATGACCATTGAAATATACATTTAAACATGAAAACATTATCAATCTTATTTTTCACTATTTTCCTTGGTTTAACAGCCAACAGTCAAAACAAACCAAGCCCGCCTGATTCATGGCTCACCCCATTGTTATCAGATAGTGCTCATTTTATTTTAGAAAGCAAAGACAGTATTGTATGGGGTTGTGCACCTATTTACGACGATGAAGGAAAAGTACATGTTTATTACTCCACCTGGAAAAAAGAAGACAACTGGCTTATCCACAGCAAAATAGCGCACGCAGTAGCCGATCACCCGGAGGGACCTTATAAAAAACTAGGTATTATATTAGAAGGTAGAAAGGGAAAATGGGATGCCAACACCATCCATAACCCCAGTATCTATAGAGTAGATGGTAAGTATGTTTTATTGTATATCGGTAACGATACTACCCAACAAGATAATTGGCGTGCCAAAGCTAAATCAGCCAACACACAAAGAGTAGGAATGGCTATCGCTGATAATCCTTACGGTCCTTGGAAACGATTTGACAAACCCATGATTGATGTCTCACCAGATACCATGGCCTGGGATGGCTATTGTACGGTAAATCCGGGCTTTTTAAAACATCCCAATGGCGAATATTGGATATATTACCGCAGTTGGGACAGAAGAAACGACGACCGCCGAAAAACAGGCGTAGCCATGGCTAAAAATCTCACAGGACCATATGTAAAATATAAAAACAACCCCATCATTGATTTTCCAGAAAGAGGAGGGCAAACGGAAGACCCTTATTTTTTCTTCTATAAGAACAAATTTCACTGTTTGATCAGAGATATGGGTAATTACGATTGGTTGAGTGGGTTATATCTGGAATCTGATGATGGTTTAAACTGGGGCCCCTATTATCGTAGTCATCATAAAGGCGCTCATTATTTACCTGTCGACAAAAAAGCCCGTTATGAACGTGTTCAAGTACTTTTTAGAAATGGAGAACCAGAATACCTTTTTAACGCCATTTTACGTGAAGGCAGAAAACACAGTGGTGCGGTACTAAAAATTAACATGCCTGAGGTTGACAACAAACTACCACCTGCTCCCCTGGGTTTTAAATGGGTAAAAAACAAAAAGTTTTCAGATGAATTTAATGGAACAGAACTAGATACAAATATTTGGCATCAACGCTCTCCTTTTTGGAAACACGGCAGACCACCTGCCACATTTCGTGACTATAGTGTATCCGTCAAGGATGGCTATATGCAAATCAAAAACTCAGTATTAACAGGAGATAACAAATACAATATTGCTGGTGGAGCCGTGGCTTCGAAAGCTATGGATGCTCATTATGGTTATTATGAGTGCCGCATGAAAGCCTCTAGCATATCTATGTCCTCCACATTCTGGCTAAAAAATTTACCTCAAAAAGAAGGATGCACCCATAATCGACAAGAGTTAGATAT comes from the Saccharicrinis fermentans DSM 9555 = JCM 21142 genome and includes:
- a CDS encoding family 16 glycosylhydrolase; amino-acid sequence: MKTLSILFFTIFLGLTANSQNKPSPPDSWLTPLLSDSAHFILESKDSIVWGCAPIYDDEGKVHVYYSTWKKEDNWLIHSKIAHAVADHPEGPYKKLGIILEGRKGKWDANTIHNPSIYRVDGKYVLLYIGNDTTQQDNWRAKAKSANTQRVGMAIADNPYGPWKRFDKPMIDVSPDTMAWDGYCTVNPGFLKHPNGEYWIYYRSWDRRNDDRRKTGVAMAKNLTGPYVKYKNNPIIDFPERGGQTEDPYFFFYKNKFHCLIRDMGNYDWLSGLYLESDDGLNWGPYYRSHHKGAHYLPVDKKARYERVQVLFRNGEPEYLFNAILREGRKHSGAVLKINMPEVDNKLPPAPLGFKWVKNKKFSDEFNGTELDTNIWHQRSPFWKHGRPPATFRDYSVSVKDGYMQIKNSVLTGDNKYNIAGGAVASKAMDAHYGYYECRMKASSISMSSTFWLKNLPQKEGCTHNRQELDIVEVVGKRKTGHDFNHILHANSHYLYFDCDGEKQSKSVGGNCPITPAANEAFHTYGCWWKDANTLLFYVDGEYRFTIHPSTQFNNKPFSRPMYMHMVTETYNWESPPTPEELNNDKINTTYYDWVRAYKLVPITKTNSEGLTKPKKFYKDSVDFSNAPKRINHKYPLSDQKNKKKWKMLKDYSDEFNDDTLDISKWYPNNPGWKGRAPTYFHGSNVSLEGGELIMQINQHGDETLPEGYTHSAGFIKSKKKILYGYIEARLKPNNSPWVTGFWMTNVSKDWWTEIDICENCPGVADNRHDLNSNLHVFRAPKDKGDVKEHFSRNAKYYIPFELQDDYHTWGLEWNKDYIRFYLDGVLFREAPNTHWHQPLEINLNNESNKWFGALPDDNRLDELYKVDYVRVWQQKQ